Sequence from the Papilio machaon chromosome 26, ilPapMach1.1, whole genome shotgun sequence genome:
ACGTTAGCTagccatatttaaaatattaattcactgtattttactatttaataaacaaaaaaattaaatttcgtaaCTGCCTCATGAATTTGCCTACTTACTTTTAGTGTTTCATTCGTTCAGGTCTaagtaaatttcaaaaaaacttttgcaaATGACTGTACATGTTTCAATTAGAATCGGTCGAAAGGAACACAATTTTCGGAACACCCAAACGAACAAatcttgaaattaaataactttgtaagCAACAACTGAAGtgttaaatataagttaaaatatttctatagtaaaaatataaatattaggaCTGTCTGGTGCGAGAAGGTCGTTGTCTCCAGACAAAGGAAGTCTGTGCTGACTTTgttactttcatttttttttttattgaactaACTCTCTAAAATGAACTAACTCAGTTGATATTACcacaaatattcaaaattaatatttaattatatattacgttatttttgtataattttcgaGTAAAAATCTTCGTTTTCTTACTTTAATAGGTACTATAGAAATACATTATAACTTCTTAACGTATTTTTACTGttgaaaaaatacttaatgacATGAAAAGGGACTCGTAAAGAGATTTTTCATGTTCATTGTTTTTTCGCTTTTCATTGAGTGACATCCATTTTgaatcaaacaaaattatttacgcATATTAGAATTTGTCAAGttcgaaatttaaacataatttcgtTTCAAAAAACCTATTTCCAGTAGGATCGATAGGGTAGGGCGAGGTAGGGTAAGCGCCCAGGGAGCCGGGCATAAGGGGGCGCCGCAGTCGCTATCTTTGGAAGATTTCCCCCCGACACCAAAAAAAGTGGGCGCCAAATATCTTGTCCAAAACGCCGGAAATTGAAAAAGATTGAAACTGTTTCGGCATAAGTTctggtataaaaatatgaaaatgggCTACAGAAAGGGAGGGCCGGGTACTCGAAATAACACCAGTCCCACTCAAACTGAAGAAGAGCTCCCGATGACCTTGAATCTAGTCGCTGCCGACATCTGATGGAATGTACTTGAGTGtagccttttttatttagttataaaaaagatattacgAAAGTATACATACTTTAGtgtatcatttatttatttaaatattgcacAATAAATTATCGTATAAAGAGAATTATTTCTTACACAATATGTTAAAGATATTTCtcaaaattaatgtatacTTGAAATGTTTATCACTCTGAGACAATTAACAGGTGATAGAccgttaaaaatatacaggATGAGTAACCTCATCACATATTCATAATTTGCTTTAAAACACGTAATAAATCGTATGAAAGCGAAGGGGTTGCGTTTGACGACAGAGAGGgataaatgaattattcataatgaataataatgtCTAAGCCGATTTTGAAACCATTCAGCCGTCCCAAGTTCATACGCGTCAATGTCTCTTTGTTATACATGTTGTGATGACGTCACCTTTATTAACAGATTGACTTATATCATGGGAATTTATACTTTCTCTTGTTATTAACATACGATCAAAATGTACGTCCAAGATGTGTAATTAACGCGGTAAACGTGACACAGTCTTATGTCAAATAGTGGTATACGTACATGTAGTGTACAAGAATTGGCTgagcaatatttaaatttgccgatatactaaataatttgCTAATATACAGTATGCAACTATGATAATGTTGGTCACAAGATTAGTGAGGCGATACGTGACAAATGCAATAACTTTGATGTACGTGACTCGTTGTCAATTGTGGCGATTGATAAGTCATGCGGTTGTATTGATTTTGCTAACACACTTTTGTTCATCGTTATTTTGTTCTTCACCAAAaagatattgaatatttatgaaaataaaatagcacttttcaaatttaattgaagttaGGTTAGATCACATTTgtcgtaaatatttaaaataaggtgCCGTAGCCGCATCCGCGCGTTTCGCCGAAGGTTCTAGGAGCGATGCGATCGCTAGCGTAACGCAAGCTGGCGGCCGCGTCTGCAAAGTCCTCGCTGAGAATGGCAACGTCTCCATACCCACAGCCGTAAGCGACGGCGCCGGCCCCAGCAGACGGCACCGCGCCCTCCAGGTATGTAGTGCCGAGGAATGGCAACTGGCCCACTACTGCCACAATACCGGAGTACTCATTGTCCGACACCACCGACACGCCGTGAGGTGGCGTGGGAGACGAGCTCACAACGGCGAAGCCGCCGCCGTCCGCCGCGGCTAACGCGCTTGCGGCGTTGTCCGTCAACAGTGCGCCGCAGCCGCATCCCGCGTCCACACCCCGCACGCCCCAC
This genomic interval carries:
- the LOC106721217 gene encoding chorion class B protein PC10 yields the protein MASVLAALCVFGCLVSSLRGQYLPLNAQQYGVGAWGVRGVDAGCGCGALLTDNAASALAAADGGGFAVVSSSPTPPHGVSVVSDNEYSGIVAVVGQLPFLGTTYLEGAVPSAGAGAVAYGCGYGDVAILSEDFADAAASLRYASDRIAPRTFGETRGCGYGTLF